In Amycolatopsis sp. EV170708-02-1, the following are encoded in one genomic region:
- a CDS encoding phosphate ABC transporter ATP-binding protein has translation MDGRPQVTLTGGPPPGAAELESREIGAWFGDRLVLEGVSLRMPAKEVTALIGPSGCGKSTFLRILNRMHELVPSASLTGEVLLDGQDIYADGTRPQQVRLRIGMVFQKPNPFPAMSIRDNVLAGLKLAGVKCDDKNALVEQSLERAGLWREVRDRLSSPGGALSGGQQQRLCIARSLAVQPNVLLMDEPCSALDPTSTRRIEQTIAEIGHEVTVVIVTHNMQQAQRVSDHCAFFLAAENEPGRVIEHGPTDTIFNAPSDERTYDYVNGRFG, from the coding sequence GTGGACGGCAGGCCTCAGGTCACCTTGACCGGCGGCCCGCCGCCCGGCGCGGCGGAACTCGAGTCGCGCGAGATCGGTGCCTGGTTCGGCGACCGGCTGGTCCTCGAAGGCGTGTCTTTGCGGATGCCCGCCAAAGAGGTGACCGCGCTGATCGGTCCGTCGGGCTGTGGCAAGTCGACCTTCCTGCGCATCCTCAACCGGATGCACGAGCTCGTCCCGTCGGCGTCGCTGACCGGCGAGGTCCTGTTGGACGGCCAAGACATCTACGCCGACGGAACCCGGCCACAGCAGGTCCGGCTGCGCATCGGCATGGTGTTCCAGAAGCCGAACCCGTTCCCGGCGATGTCCATCCGGGACAACGTGCTCGCCGGGCTGAAACTCGCCGGCGTCAAATGCGACGACAAGAACGCGCTCGTGGAACAGAGTCTCGAACGCGCCGGGCTGTGGCGTGAGGTCCGCGACCGGCTGAGCTCGCCCGGTGGCGCCCTCTCCGGTGGGCAGCAGCAGCGGCTCTGCATCGCCCGTTCGCTCGCGGTGCAGCCGAACGTGCTCCTGATGGACGAGCCCTGCTCCGCCCTCGACCCGACGTCCACCCGGCGGATCGAGCAGACGATCGCCGAGATCGGGCACGAGGTGACCGTCGTGATCGTCACGCACAACATGCAGCAGGCCCAACGGGTTTCGGATCACTGCGCGTTCTTCCTCGCCGCCGAGAACGAACCCGGCCGGGTGATCGAGCACGGCCCGACGGACACGATCTTCAACGCGCCGTCGGACGAACGCACCTACGACTACGTGAACGGGCGATTCGGATGA
- a CDS encoding substrate-binding domain-containing protein → MTTLRRVGALGGISALLLSISVAGAPDAAALSRVTGSGSSYVGVAMTDWQNGATSRGIPVNYSATNSPAGVNQYGDRTVDFGGTEAEVSSLLAAGGGGVTAQTRGYQYVPDVAGAVAVMYNVTDQAGKRVDYLHLTREVIGRIFSRDITRWSDPAITATNGGKSLPDQPITLVGRTGQSGTTALFYDFIAHAAPDAYQRFVSRNVGNGMGSLPAGVRPIQLPERGPDADWYRLLADSDQIAQAIGKATIPFSVAYDEFAYAQRHNVPTAWVQNGAGQYTQPYAENIASALKFAELRPDLSQKLDKVYSNADPKTYPISAYSYIMMPCTSGRDTCRGGYGDQGKTDTMTAFLEHVACDGQINMARIGYSPLPPNLSQEIMNSNARLTGQPPKQLNAGNCANPTFHGSLGAGATSPPDPLVTAGIIAPNGKPAAGTGAGGPSKPAGPGTGPASDDKTTTATANPDEESAGGGSKNWREAAPASYDEGGFGGIGGWAALVLFVAIVTPLVVRGVVRKLRRS, encoded by the coding sequence ATGACGACTTTGCGCAGGGTGGGCGCTTTGGGCGGGATCTCGGCGCTGCTGCTCTCGATCTCCGTGGCGGGCGCGCCCGACGCAGCGGCGCTCAGCAGGGTCACGGGCTCGGGGTCCAGTTATGTCGGTGTGGCGATGACCGACTGGCAGAACGGCGCGACGTCGCGGGGGATCCCGGTCAACTACTCGGCCACCAACTCACCCGCCGGGGTCAACCAGTACGGCGACCGGACGGTCGACTTCGGCGGGACCGAAGCCGAGGTCTCCTCGCTGCTCGCGGCGGGCGGTGGCGGCGTGACCGCGCAGACCCGCGGCTACCAGTACGTCCCGGACGTCGCCGGCGCGGTCGCCGTCATGTACAACGTCACCGACCAGGCCGGGAAGCGGGTCGACTACCTGCATCTCACCCGCGAGGTGATCGGCCGGATCTTCAGCCGGGACATCACCCGCTGGAGTGATCCGGCGATCACCGCGACCAACGGCGGGAAGTCGCTGCCGGACCAGCCCATCACCCTCGTCGGGCGGACCGGGCAATCCGGGACGACGGCACTGTTCTACGACTTCATCGCGCACGCGGCCCCCGACGCCTACCAGCGTTTCGTCTCCCGCAACGTCGGCAACGGGATGGGCAGCCTGCCCGCCGGGGTGCGCCCGATCCAGCTCCCCGAACGGGGGCCGGACGCCGACTGGTATCGGCTGCTCGCGGACTCGGACCAGATCGCGCAGGCCATCGGCAAAGCGACCATCCCGTTCTCCGTCGCCTACGACGAATTCGCCTACGCGCAGCGCCACAACGTGCCGACGGCCTGGGTGCAGAACGGTGCGGGCCAGTACACGCAGCCTTATGCGGAGAACATCGCCTCCGCGCTGAAGTTCGCGGAACTCCGCCCGGACCTGAGCCAGAAACTCGACAAGGTCTACTCGAACGCGGATCCGAAGACGTACCCGATTTCGGCGTACTCCTACATCATGATGCCGTGTACCAGCGGCCGGGACACCTGCCGCGGCGGCTATGGCGACCAGGGCAAGACCGACACCATGACCGCGTTCCTCGAACACGTCGCGTGCGACGGCCAGATCAACATGGCCCGCATCGGCTACTCGCCGCTGCCGCCGAACCTGTCGCAAGAGATCATGAACTCCAACGCGCGGCTCACCGGCCAGCCGCCGAAGCAGCTGAACGCGGGCAACTGCGCCAACCCGACCTTCCACGGCAGTCTCGGCGCCGGTGCCACCAGCCCGCCCGACCCGCTGGTGACCGCCGGGATCATCGCCCCGAACGGCAAACCGGCGGCCGGGACGGGTGCGGGCGGGCCGAGTAAGCCTGCCGGACCCGGCACCGGCCCGGCCTCCGACGACAAGACCACGACCGCGACGGCGAACCCCGACGAGGAGTCGGCGGGCGGCGGCTCGAAGAACTGGCGGGAAGCCGCCCCGGCGTCCTACGACGAGGGCGGGTTCGGCGGCATCGGCGGCTGGGCGGCGCTGGTGCTCTTCGTGGCGATCGTGACGCCTTTGGTGGTGCGCGGGGTGGTGAGGAAACTGCGGAGATCGTGA
- a CDS encoding HNH endonuclease signature motif containing protein translates to MSETFLPELPQELWRAGKLELAHGVQQSLQVIRVATAALGQFLAEIESRGVKDLYGHGSTAGWLADMAGLSRGEAGAVVKRAVALNPTRALDGTEVPPVAPATAAVAAEGLVGVERIDQILEILKRLPADTSAEDRAKAEKILADLAPNAGPAQLTKAEANLLGWLDPDGKEPKDPEPKEPRREITLERRKDGFWKLTGLLDDETGARTAAALEAHAQPRPVDEFGQADLRMKCERMGDAWVDLLDLAIACPDQPGTSGYRTLVNVTIGLEELKSGLGTACLDFVGTMTAREARLAACDCLMLPVVMSASGEPLDMGRLRRFVTPGQRRALNIRDGGCAFPGCHRKPKNCHAHHIEHWADGGPTDLRNLVLLCGFHHRLIHHGDWEVRMAADGLPEFIPPQYRDPLRIPRRNTLHHV, encoded by the coding sequence GTGTCCGAGACCTTCCTCCCCGAACTGCCGCAGGAGTTGTGGCGCGCTGGCAAGCTGGAGCTTGCGCATGGTGTGCAGCAGTCCTTGCAGGTGATCCGGGTGGCGACTGCCGCGCTGGGGCAGTTCTTGGCGGAGATCGAGTCTCGGGGCGTCAAAGACTTGTACGGCCATGGCAGTACAGCCGGCTGGCTCGCGGATATGGCGGGATTGTCGCGTGGTGAGGCGGGGGCGGTGGTGAAGCGGGCCGTCGCGTTGAACCCCACCCGAGCCTTGGACGGCACGGAGGTTCCGCCCGTTGCTCCCGCGACCGCTGCGGTGGCCGCGGAGGGGTTGGTCGGGGTTGAGCGGATCGATCAGATTCTGGAGATTTTGAAACGGCTCCCGGCGGATACCTCTGCGGAGGATCGGGCGAAGGCGGAGAAGATCCTCGCCGATCTCGCTCCGAATGCCGGACCCGCACAGCTCACCAAGGCCGAAGCGAACCTGTTGGGCTGGTTGGATCCCGACGGCAAGGAACCCAAAGACCCCGAGCCCAAAGAACCGCGCCGGGAAATCACCTTGGAACGCCGGAAAGACGGGTTCTGGAAACTCACCGGCCTCCTCGATGACGAGACCGGGGCTCGTACCGCCGCCGCGTTGGAGGCGCATGCCCAGCCGCGGCCGGTGGATGAGTTCGGGCAGGCGGATTTGCGGATGAAGTGCGAGCGCATGGGAGACGCCTGGGTTGATCTGCTGGATCTGGCGATCGCCTGCCCGGACCAGCCCGGGACCAGCGGCTACCGCACCTTGGTGAACGTCACCATCGGGCTTGAGGAACTGAAGTCCGGTCTCGGGACCGCGTGCCTGGATTTCGTGGGGACGATGACCGCGCGGGAAGCGCGGCTCGCGGCCTGTGACTGTCTGATGTTGCCGGTGGTGATGAGTGCCTCGGGTGAGCCGCTGGATATGGGACGGCTACGACGGTTCGTCACACCCGGCCAGAGACGCGCGTTGAACATCCGTGACGGTGGCTGCGCCTTCCCCGGCTGTCATCGGAAACCCAAGAACTGCCACGCCCACCACATTGAGCACTGGGCAGACGGCGGGCCGACGGATCTCCGGAACTTGGTGCTGCTGTGCGGTTTCCATCATCGGTTGATTCATCACGGTGATTGGGAAGTACGGATGGCGGCCGATGGGTTACCGGAGTTCATCCCACCCCAGTACCGGGATCCGCTCCGAATACCTCGCCGCAACACCCTGCACCACGTCTGA
- a CDS encoding NADP-dependent oxidoreductase — protein sequence MKAAAFTEAGGPEVLRVLELEEPHAGAGEVRVRVKAAGVQPYDAAVRAGWEPAGLELRWPRVPGNEFAGVVDEVGSGVTGLVAGAEVLGFTAVQAYAEYIVVPAENVTPKPAEMPWEVAGGFTAGTQTAYLALDALRVARGETLLIHGAAGAVGTAAVQLAVLRGATVIGTASAANQEYVRSLGAEPVVYGDGLAGRVRALAPSGIDAALDGAGGEAFDLSLELVGNPDRVLTLVEHGRAPEAGARLVTGTRSAERLGMLASLYVKGELRFLVRRTYPFSEAAAAHREIETGHGRGKIVLTFP from the coding sequence ATGAAAGCGGCCGCGTTCACGGAAGCCGGTGGCCCGGAGGTGCTCCGGGTGCTGGAGCTGGAGGAGCCGCACGCCGGTGCGGGGGAGGTCCGGGTGCGGGTGAAGGCGGCGGGGGTGCAGCCGTACGACGCGGCCGTGCGGGCGGGCTGGGAACCCGCGGGGCTGGAGCTGCGTTGGCCGCGTGTCCCGGGGAACGAGTTCGCCGGGGTCGTCGACGAGGTCGGTTCCGGGGTTACCGGCCTCGTCGCGGGGGCCGAGGTGCTCGGGTTCACCGCCGTACAGGCGTATGCCGAGTACATCGTGGTGCCCGCGGAGAACGTCACGCCGAAGCCGGCGGAGATGCCGTGGGAGGTCGCGGGCGGGTTCACGGCGGGGACGCAGACGGCGTACCTGGCACTGGACGCCCTTCGGGTCGCCCGTGGCGAGACACTGCTGATCCACGGGGCGGCGGGCGCGGTGGGCACGGCCGCCGTCCAGCTCGCCGTGCTGCGCGGGGCGACGGTGATCGGGACGGCGAGCGCGGCGAACCAGGAGTACGTCCGCTCGCTCGGCGCCGAACCGGTGGTCTACGGGGACGGCCTCGCCGGCCGGGTGCGGGCCCTCGCCCCGTCCGGAATCGACGCGGCGCTGGACGGGGCGGGCGGGGAGGCCTTCGATCTTTCCCTGGAACTGGTCGGGAATCCGGACCGCGTGCTCACCCTGGTCGAGCACGGCCGCGCGCCGGAGGCCGGGGCGCGGCTGGTCACCGGCACGCGGTCGGCCGAACGGCTGGGGATGCTGGCGTCGTTGTACGTCAAGGGGGAGCTGCGCTTCCTTGTCCGGCGGACGTATCCGTTCAGCGAGGCCGCGGCGGCGCACCGGGAGATCGAGACCGGGCACGGGCGGGGGAAGATCGTGCTGACCTTCCCGTAG
- a CDS encoding GNAT family N-acetyltransferase: protein MTSYRISRASASDAGRLTALMHESAAYQGEYASILEGYQVTEDYLATHPAFVAHAQREVVGFYSLIEYPAELDLLFVADSTQGTGIGAWLVEHMLGQAASLGMTEVRVVSHPPAAGFYERMGARRAGVVPPSPPKITWERPELVFDVKHPPRD from the coding sequence GTGACGAGCTACCGCATCTCCAGGGCAAGCGCTTCCGACGCCGGCAGGCTGACGGCGCTGATGCACGAATCGGCCGCCTACCAAGGGGAATACGCCTCGATCCTCGAGGGCTACCAGGTCACCGAGGACTATCTCGCCACTCATCCCGCGTTCGTCGCGCACGCGCAGCGGGAAGTGGTCGGCTTCTACAGCCTGATCGAGTACCCGGCCGAGCTCGACCTGCTGTTCGTCGCCGATTCGACCCAGGGCACGGGGATCGGCGCCTGGCTGGTCGAGCATATGCTCGGGCAGGCCGCGAGCCTCGGCATGACCGAGGTCCGCGTCGTCTCCCATCCGCCCGCCGCCGGGTTCTACGAGCGGATGGGTGCCCGCCGCGCCGGCGTCGTACCGCCCAGCCCGCCGAAGATCACCTGGGAGCGCCCGGAACTGGTCTTCGACGTCAAGCACCCACCGCGCGACTGA
- a CDS encoding YafY family protein — MAETSARLLRLLSLLQARRNWTGPELAERLDVTTRTIRNDVERLRGLGYPVDATPGVSGGYSLGAGAAMPPLLLDDEEAVAVAMGLRTAAGGTIAGIEETSVRALAKLEQVLPSRLRHRVAALNSATLAVQGGGPTVDAEVLAAIAAACRDRETLRFDYVGHNGSETRRQVEPHRVVHMSRRWYLVGWDVDKRDWRTFRADRVRPRTPNGRRFEEREPPEGGVVAYLQRGVGAALWRHHATIRLHAPAAEAAAKVPPAVVVEAVDERTCLLKAGADTLEYLALYLGLLDTDFEVVDSPEFAGHLRKLIGRFSRAVGA, encoded by the coding sequence ATGGCGGAAACTTCGGCGAGACTGCTGCGGCTCCTGTCGCTGCTGCAGGCCAGGCGCAACTGGACGGGGCCGGAACTGGCGGAGCGGCTCGACGTCACGACCAGGACGATCCGGAACGACGTCGAGCGGCTTCGCGGGCTGGGCTACCCGGTGGACGCGACGCCCGGCGTCTCCGGTGGCTACAGCCTGGGCGCGGGCGCGGCCATGCCGCCGCTGCTCCTCGACGACGAAGAGGCCGTCGCGGTGGCGATGGGCCTGCGCACGGCCGCGGGCGGGACGATCGCGGGGATCGAGGAGACGTCGGTTCGCGCGCTGGCGAAACTGGAGCAGGTGCTGCCGTCGCGGCTGCGGCACCGGGTCGCGGCGCTGAATTCCGCGACCCTCGCGGTGCAGGGCGGCGGCCCGACGGTCGACGCCGAGGTGCTCGCCGCCATCGCCGCCGCCTGCCGTGACCGCGAGACCTTGCGCTTCGATTACGTGGGACACAACGGATCCGAGACGCGCAGGCAGGTCGAGCCGCATCGCGTCGTGCATATGAGCCGCCGGTGGTACCTCGTCGGCTGGGACGTCGACAAGCGGGACTGGCGCACGTTCCGCGCGGATCGGGTGCGGCCGCGTACGCCGAACGGGCGCCGTTTCGAGGAACGCGAACCACCCGAAGGCGGCGTGGTCGCCTACCTCCAGCGCGGTGTCGGCGCGGCGCTTTGGCGGCACCACGCGACGATCCGGCTGCACGCCCCGGCCGCCGAAGCGGCGGCGAAGGTGCCGCCCGCCGTCGTCGTCGAAGCCGTCGACGAGCGGACCTGCCTGCTCAAAGCCGGCGCGGACACGCTGGAGTATCTGGCGCTCTACCTGGGCCTGCTCGACACCGATTTCGAGGTCGTCGACTCCCCGGAATTCGCCGGCCACCTGCGCAAACTGATCGGGCGGTTCAGTCGCGCGGTGGGTGCTTGA
- a CDS encoding epoxide hydrolase family protein, translating into MTEIKPFRIAIDQAELDDLKDRLGRTRWPREVTGDWSRGVPVAYLKGLAEYWADGFDWRAQEAELNEFPQFTTEIDGQTIHFLHIRSATPDALPVILTHGWPSSPFEFRRVVEELSGEFHLVIPSLPGYGFSNPVSGPGWGNLFRVAQAWITLMDRLGYERFGVHGTDAGAGVAGILSMIAAHRVAGVHLTGTSAGMPFGPALDLDGLDDKDRERGERFNRFQSDGLGYLHLQATRPQTLAYSLNDSPTGQLAWIVEKFAEWTDPAKELPDDAVDRDHLLTAVSLYWFTGAGASSAHAVYEGMEVYRQMSQGGWDDGGEAPAGPPRGIAVFAGDTTIRSLQDGPVAHWSEYDTGGHFPAMEVPGLFAEDLRSFLRKCV; encoded by the coding sequence ATGACTGAGATCAAGCCCTTCCGCATCGCCATCGACCAGGCCGAACTCGACGACCTCAAGGACCGCCTCGGCCGCACCCGCTGGCCGCGCGAGGTCACCGGCGACTGGAGCCGAGGCGTCCCGGTCGCCTACCTCAAGGGACTGGCCGAGTACTGGGCCGACGGCTTCGATTGGCGTGCCCAGGAGGCGGAACTGAACGAGTTCCCGCAGTTCACCACCGAGATCGACGGCCAGACCATCCACTTCCTGCACATCCGGTCGGCCACCCCGGACGCGCTGCCGGTGATCCTCACGCACGGCTGGCCGAGCTCGCCGTTCGAATTCCGGCGGGTCGTCGAGGAGCTGAGCGGCGAGTTCCACCTGGTCATCCCGTCCCTGCCCGGTTACGGGTTCTCGAACCCGGTGAGCGGCCCCGGCTGGGGCAACCTGTTCCGCGTCGCCCAGGCGTGGATCACGCTGATGGACCGTCTCGGCTACGAGCGCTTCGGCGTCCACGGCACCGACGCCGGCGCCGGGGTCGCGGGGATCCTTTCGATGATCGCCGCGCACCGCGTGGCCGGCGTCCATCTCACCGGCACCAGCGCGGGCATGCCGTTCGGCCCCGCCCTCGACCTGGACGGCCTCGACGACAAGGACCGCGAACGCGGCGAACGCTTCAACCGGTTCCAGTCCGACGGCCTCGGTTACCTGCACCTGCAGGCCACCCGGCCGCAGACGCTGGCCTATTCGCTGAACGACTCCCCCACCGGCCAGCTCGCCTGGATCGTCGAGAAGTTCGCCGAGTGGACCGATCCGGCCAAGGAACTGCCGGACGACGCCGTCGACCGCGACCATCTGCTGACCGCGGTCAGCCTGTACTGGTTCACCGGCGCGGGCGCCTCCTCCGCGCACGCCGTGTACGAAGGCATGGAGGTCTACCGGCAGATGTCCCAGGGCGGCTGGGACGACGGCGGCGAGGCCCCCGCCGGCCCGCCGCGCGGGATCGCCGTCTTCGCCGGGGACACCACGATCCGGAGCCTTCAGGACGGTCCGGTGGCACACTGGTCCGAGTACGACACCGGCGGCCACTTCCCGGCGATGGAGGTGCCCGGTCTGTTCGCCGAAGACCTCCGTTCCTTCCTGCGAAAGTGCGTCTGA
- a CDS encoding winged helix DNA-binding domain-containing protein yields the protein MDQLSPRALNRATLARQLLLDRADLPAITAIERLAGLQAQAPDSSYVGLWSRLRDFQVDELAKPLAAREVVRMTLMRGTVHLVTAADGLALWPTLKPVVERGFLGHYSREVAGLDLAAIAEAGRALLSERPCTRAEIRTALAPRWPDADPPTLGYAVNSLLPLAHVTPRGLWGRTGPAAFALLEDWIGEPITAGISLEDLVLRYLAAFGPATVRDAQLWSGLTRLKEVFERLRPQLRTFTDGGGKELFDLPDAPRPDPETPAPPRFLPEYDNVLLSHADRVRVIPDGRRVPLPPGNGGRRGTLLVDGEFLAIWAIKGATLTIESREPLRDQDSIAEEGARLLEFVVPDSAHDIRFGIGG from the coding sequence ATGGATCAGCTCAGCCCACGGGCCCTCAACCGCGCGACCCTGGCCAGGCAGCTCCTGCTGGATCGTGCCGATCTTCCTGCCATCACCGCGATCGAGCGGCTGGCAGGCCTCCAGGCACAGGCTCCCGACTCGTCGTATGTCGGGCTGTGGTCACGGCTCCGCGACTTCCAGGTGGACGAGCTGGCGAAGCCGCTGGCCGCCCGCGAAGTCGTCCGGATGACCTTGATGCGCGGCACGGTGCACCTGGTGACGGCCGCCGACGGTCTCGCCCTGTGGCCCACCCTGAAACCGGTGGTCGAGCGCGGTTTCCTCGGCCACTACTCGCGAGAGGTCGCCGGGCTCGACCTCGCCGCGATCGCCGAAGCGGGGCGGGCCCTGCTCTCCGAACGGCCATGCACGCGAGCCGAGATCCGCACCGCGCTCGCGCCCCGCTGGCCCGACGCGGACCCGCCGACGCTCGGCTACGCGGTCAACAGCCTGCTCCCCCTCGCGCACGTGACCCCGCGTGGCCTGTGGGGCCGGACCGGCCCGGCCGCGTTCGCCCTGCTCGAAGACTGGATCGGCGAACCGATCACGGCCGGGATCTCCCTCGAAGACCTGGTGCTGCGCTACCTGGCGGCGTTCGGCCCGGCGACCGTCCGCGACGCGCAGCTCTGGTCGGGGCTCACCCGGTTGAAGGAGGTTTTCGAGCGGCTCCGGCCCCAGCTGCGCACCTTCACCGACGGCGGGGGAAAGGAACTGTTCGACCTCCCCGACGCACCACGCCCCGACCCCGAGACCCCTGCGCCACCCCGGTTCCTTCCCGAGTACGACAACGTCCTGCTCTCCCACGCCGACCGCGTGCGGGTGATCCCCGACGGCCGCCGCGTGCCGCTGCCACCGGGTAACGGCGGCCGAAGGGGCACGCTGCTCGTCGATGGTGAATTCCTGGCCATTTGGGCGATCAAAGGGGCGACGCTGACGATCGAATCGCGGGAACCGTTGCGAGATCAGGATTCGATCGCCGAAGAGGGCGCGCGGCTGCTGGAATTCGTAGTGCCGGACTCCGCGCACGACATACGTTTCGGCATCGGCGGGTAA
- a CDS encoding FHA domain-containing protein gives MKRLTTTHESLALGVPRSAPGAVFALTLAGGVSVDPGEGGEISFGRNRPQVDVCVGENDLQVSRKHGLLNFTDGQWWVSNTGQLPIRLPNSRWLSRGEEPIPLSDGYTPLFVRGSGRREHLLELYVAGPEGGHPVTRHDDVTVPPRRWRLSAEERLVLVVFGQRYLLHDLNPQPLSRQQTAEVLAELRPGETWTARRVEHVVIDVRARLSAGGVFGLRREEVGEPVGNALNDNLLRELVLSTTLVPPDLALLEALD, from the coding sequence ATGAAGCGGCTGACGACGACGCACGAGAGCCTGGCGCTCGGCGTGCCCCGGTCGGCGCCCGGCGCGGTGTTCGCGCTCACGCTCGCGGGCGGCGTCTCCGTCGATCCCGGTGAGGGTGGCGAGATCTCGTTCGGGCGTAATCGGCCGCAGGTCGACGTCTGTGTGGGGGAGAACGACCTGCAGGTCAGCCGCAAGCACGGGCTGCTGAACTTCACCGACGGGCAATGGTGGGTCAGCAACACCGGCCAGTTGCCCATCCGGTTGCCGAATTCCCGCTGGCTTTCCCGTGGCGAGGAGCCGATTCCCCTCTCGGATGGGTACACGCCGCTGTTCGTCCGCGGTTCGGGCAGGCGGGAGCACCTGCTCGAGTTGTATGTCGCGGGTCCCGAGGGCGGGCATCCCGTCACCCGGCACGACGACGTCACCGTGCCGCCCCGCCGCTGGCGCCTCAGCGCGGAGGAACGCCTGGTCTTGGTCGTGTTCGGGCAGCGCTATCTGTTGCACGACCTCAATCCGCAGCCGTTGTCCCGCCAGCAGACGGCCGAGGTGCTCGCCGAACTCAGGCCCGGCGAGACGTGGACCGCCCGCCGGGTCGAGCACGTCGTCATCGACGTCCGGGCGCGGTTGTCCGCCGGCGGCGTTTTCGGGCTGCGGCGGGAAGAGGTCGGCGAGCCGGTCGGCAACGCGTTGAACGACAACCTGTTGCGTGAGCTCGTGCTGTCCACGACGCTCGTCCCGCCGGACCTCGCCCTTCTCGAAGCGCTCGACTGA
- a CDS encoding PH domain-containing protein yields the protein MIDFSKDTVFKLTPCKPKDIAPTVQPIIIPGEEIISSFKAVRDFVVFTNKRLIAVNVQGMTGKKKDFTSLPYNRIQAFSIETAGTFDLDAELDLWFSGLGNVRLEFRGSDIRAIGQLIATHTL from the coding sequence ATGATTGACTTCTCCAAGGACACCGTCTTCAAGCTCACGCCGTGCAAGCCGAAGGACATCGCGCCGACGGTGCAGCCGATCATCATCCCCGGCGAGGAGATCATCTCGTCGTTCAAGGCGGTGCGCGACTTCGTGGTGTTCACGAACAAGCGGCTGATCGCGGTGAACGTCCAGGGCATGACCGGCAAGAAGAAGGACTTCACCTCGTTGCCCTATAACCGGATCCAGGCCTTCTCGATCGAAACCGCGGGCACCTTCGACCTCGACGCGGAACTGGACCTGTGGTTCAGCGGACTGGGGAACGTACGGCTTGAGTTCCGGGGTTCGGACATCCGGGCCATCGGGCAACTGATCGCCACGCACACGCTTTAG